The Malus domestica chromosome 10, GDT2T_hap1 genome contains a region encoding:
- the LOC103429716 gene encoding cysteine-rich receptor-like protein kinase 15, whose translation MDKDKLPVMLFAIIPLLMPAALSATDPLTSFCSGGDRKSQFESNLERLLESLSSNTSIKGGFYNDTIGDGRDIVYGQALCRWDVNSTVCQNCVDEASKEIFKRCKTTDAMIWYELCQVQYSYQMFFQLMVYTGKYPDKNNQEKNISTPHDFNDVLNSLMINLSEAAAFSPSKNMFATGKIKFSGKDTIYGLQQCTRDISASDCHSCLNFASTDLLGCCSSKQGGTVVSRNCNVRFELFPLFNDASNSLVIHPHSKGDRLKSGKAVILVSASIILLAAIVFCAVHLRRKKGSGDVKDEGKNEHVLLQDLASPTGITISEEGMFIISEELAFMDLAAIKIATNDFSDLNKLGQGGFGTVYKGLLPDGKEVAVKRLSKKSWQGLEELKNEVVTIAKLQHKNLVRLLACSFEGEEKLLLYEFMPNKSLDVFIFDLERRSELNWKIYYNIIEGIARGLLYLHEDSRLRIIHRDLKPSNVLLDYEMVAKISDFGMARIFCESQNTANTKRVVGTIGYMAPEYAMEGLFSVKSDVFSFGVILLEIISGKRNSGFYLTEHAKTLLAYAWRLWKDGKQLEFIEPLLMETCPTAEVLKCMHIGLLCVQEDPAERPTMSTVVVLLGSESIDLPEPKQPAIFAVRRVAPISESTTDPASNGLTLSIISPR comes from the exons ATGGATAAAGATAAACTTCCTGTAATGCTTTTTGCAATTATTCCGCTGTTGATGCCAGCTGCCCTTTCTGCTACTGATCCCCTTACAAGTTTTTGTTCAGGTGGTGACAGAAAGAGCCAATTTGAAAGCAATCTCGAGCGGCTACTTGAGTCGTTATCTTCCAACACTTCGATCAAAGGAGGTTTCTATAACGATACGATTGGAGATGGACGGGACATAGTCTATGGACAAGCACTTTGTAGATGGGATGTTAACTCCACAGTTTGTCAAAACTGTGTTGATGAAGCAAGCAAGGAAATCTTCAAGAGGTGCAAAACAACAGATGCAATGATTTGGTACGAGCTATGTCAAGTTCAATATTCTTACCAGATGTTCTTTCAACTAATGGTTTACACCGGAAAGTATCCGGACAAGAATAATCAGGAGAAGAACATATCAACTCCACACGATTTCAATGATGTATTGAACTCTTTAATGATAAACCTCTCTGAAGCAGCCGCGTTTAGTCCCTCCAAGAATATGTTTGCAACtgggaaaattaaattttcaggAAAGGATACAATTTATGGCTTACAGCAGTGTACTAGAGACATTTCTGCAAGTGACTGCCATAGCTGTTTGAATTTTGCTAGCACAGATCTTCTGGGATGTTGCTCTTCTAAACAAGGTGGAACTGTTGTTAGTAGGAATTGCAATGTGAGGTTTGAGCTGTTCCCCCTTTTTAACGACGCGTCAAATTCTTTGGTAATCCATCCACATTCCAAAG GGGACAGATTGAAGAGTGGGAAGGCAGTTATACTTGTTTCTGCATCCATCATACTGTTAGCAGCCATTGTATTTTGTGCTGTCCATCTCCGGCGCAAAAAGGGATCAGGGGATGTCAAGG atGAAGGAAAAAACGAGCATGTACTATTACAAGATTTGGCAAGCCCCACTGGAATCACAATCTCAGAAGAAGGGATGTTCATAATTTCTGAAGAGCTGGCCTTCATGGATCTAGCTGCTATAAAGATAGCTACGAATGACTTTTCGGATTTAAACAAGCTTGGACAAGGTGGGTTTGGTACTGTTTACAAG GGATTGCTACCAGATGGGAAAGAAGTTGCCGTCAAAAGACTGTCGAAGAAGTCATGGCAAGGTTTAGAGGAGTTAAAAAATGAGGTGGTAACCATtgcaaaacttcaacacaaaaacctGGTGCGGCTCTTGGCGTGCAGCTTTGAGGGAGAGGAAAAGCTGCTTTTGTACGAGTTCATGCCAAATAAAAGCCTTGATGTTTTTATCTTTG ATTTAGAAAGACGATCTGAACTCAATTGGAAGATTTATTACAACATTATTGAAGGCATTGCTAGAGGGCTTCTGTATCTTCATGAGGACTCGCGGCTTAGAATCATTCACAGGGATTTAAAGCCTAGCAATGTACTGTTGGACTATGAAATGGTTGCCAAAATATCAGACTTTGGCATGGCACGGATATTTTGTGAGAGCCAGAACACAGCTAACACTAAAAGAGTTGTAGGAACAAT CGGTTATATGGCTCCAGAGTACGCAATGGAGGGTCTATTCTCGGTCAAATCTGATGTCTTCAGCTTTGGTGTAATCTTGCTAGAGATTATTAGTGGGAAAAGGAATAGTGGGTTCTATCTCACAGAACATGCCAAGACACTCCTTGCATAT GCATGGAGGCTATGGAAGGACGGAAAACAGTTGGAATTTATTGAGCCCTTGTTGATGGAAACTTGCCCAACAGCTGAGGTTTTGAAGTGCATGCATATTGGTCTTTTGTGTGTCCAGGAAGACCCTGCAGAGAGACCTACAATGTCAACTGTGGTTGTATTGCTGGGAAGTGAATCGATAGATCTTCCTGAACCAAAGCAACCGGCAATATTTGCTGTACGAAGAGTTGCTCCAATCAGTGAGTCTACAACTGATCCTGCTTCAAATGGGCTCACTCTTTCCATCATTTCGCCGAGGTGA
- the LOC103429751 gene encoding cysteine-rich receptor-like protein kinase 25: protein MIRDQNMANFPSVPKTISLFSLCFLITLLFDLAYADPDPPYKLCSDVRGYVENSTFQKNLHSLLNSLPSNASVSKLYNTSAGNEPDRVYGLYMCLNYVTNEICHNCINTAHLDIVRICPSSTESVVWEETCQLRYSDVKFYGELNVADNIVSTNKKNVSDPKKFENTVKEKLRELAKQAAYDASAKMYATGDVPFEDKVIYALVQCTRDLSGDDCGKCLQQAIEDVLRKYYFSIGARLMSRSCYLRYELYGFYKGATEASISSSPNNNKGDGRGWRWRITILTVVSACLAILLLGSCVHLAVRKRNKKGSSEILRQHVLFPDRSFQGRNQKVEEYPYISLASIHAATDKFSDSNKLGEGGFGPVYKGVLSDGKEVAIKRLSSCSEQGSEEFTNEVRLLMKLQHKNLVRLLGFCVEGKEKLLVYEYLPNSSLDVFLFDSEKRAQLDWSRRVNIISGIARGILYLHEESRLQIIHRDLKASNVLLDDDMNPKISDFGMARIFAGSEGQANTTTIVGTYGYMAPEYAMEGVYSVKSDVYGFGVLLLEIITGRRNAGFHQIKRVPSLVTYAWKLWHDGKGLELLDPLLLDSCDPDEFLRYLHIGLLCVQEDAYDRPTMSSAVVMLKSETVTLSQPEKPAFTTGIFTDHYIETAAGGSSINGLTVSIVVPR, encoded by the exons ATGATTAGAGATCAAAACATGGCTAATTTCCCTAGTGTTCCGAAAACAATCTCTCTTTTTTCGCTTTGTTTTCTTATCACCCTCCTTTTTGATCTTGCTTATGCTGATCCTGATCCTCCATACAAGTTGTGCTCAGATGTTCGCGGTTATGTCGAAAATAGTACGTTTCAGAAAAACCTCCATAGCCTGCTAAATTCATTGCCTTCAAATGCTTCTGTTTCCAAGCTGTACAATACCTCCGCTGGAAATGAACCAGATAGAGTTTATGGCCTTTATATGTGCCTCAATTATGTTACGAATGAGATATGTCACAACTGCATCAACACCGCGCATTTAGACATTGTTAGGATTTGTCCCAGCTCAACAGAATCAGTTGTGTGGGAGGAAACGTGCCAACTGCGCTACTCCGATGTGAAGTTCTATGGTGAATTGAATGTGGCAGACAACATTGTGTCCACTAACAAGAAAAACGTTTCAGACCCAAAAAAGTTCGAGAATACTGTGAAGGAGAAGCTGAGGGAGCTTGCGAAGCAAGCGGCATATGATGCTTCAGCGAAAATGTATGCTACTGGAGATGTACCATTTGAAGATAAAGTGATATATGCTCTTGTGCAGTGCACTAGAGACTTATCTGGAGATGACTGTGGCAAATGCCTTCAGCAAGCCATAGAAGACGTTTTGAGAAAGTATTATTTCTCCATTGGTGCACGGCTTATGAGCCGGAGTTGCTATCTGAGGTACGAGTTGTATGGCTTCTATAAAGGTGCAACTGAAGCTTCTATTTCCAGCTCTCCAAATAACAACAAAGGGGACG GTAGAGGATGGCGGTGGCGGATCACGATCCTTACGGTTGTGTCAGCATGTCTAGCCATACTACTTTTGGGTTCCTGTGTCCATCTTGCagtaagaaaaagaaacaaaaagg GGAGTAGTGAGATTTTAAGACAACATGTATTGTTCCCGGACCGAAGTTTTCAAGGCAGAAACCAGAAAGTTGAGGAGTACCCCTATATCAGTTTGGCATCTATACATGCAGCTACGGATAAATTTTCTGATTCAAATAAGCTCGGAGAAGGTGGTTTTGGGCCTGTTTACAAG GGTGTACTGAGTGACGGTAAAGAAGTGGCGATCAAGAGGCTTTCAAGCTGTTCTGAGCAAGGCTCAGAGGAATTCACAAATGAAGTTCGGCTGCTAATGAAActtcaacataaaaatcttgttcggcttttgggtttttgtgtTGAGGGAAAGGAAAAACTGCTTGTCTATGAATACCTGCCAAACAGCAGCCTAGATGTCTTCCTCTTTG ATTCAGAGAAACGAGCGCAGCTTGATTGGAGCAGACGTGTAAACATTATAAGTGGAATTGCAAGGGGAATTCTTTATTTACACGAGGAGTCTCGACTTCAAATCATCCATAGAGACCTGAAAGCTAGCAATGTTTTATTAGACGATGATATGAACCCTAAGATCTCCGATTTTGGCATGGCAAGGATCTTTGCAGGAAGTGAAGGCCAAGCAAATACGACTACAATAGTTGGGACATA CGGATACATGGCTCCAGAATATGCAATGGAGGGAGTATATTCTGTCAAGTCTGACGTTTATGGTTTCGGAGTACTATTGCTTGAGATCATAACTGGGAGAAGGAACGCCGGCTTTCATCAAATAAAACGTGTTCCTAGCCTTGTAACATAT GCATGGAAATTATGGCATGACGGAAAAGGGTTGGAGCTACTCGACCCACTACTACTCGATTCATGTGATCCAGATGAGTTTCTAAGATATCTCCATATCGGATTGTTGTGTGTCCAGGAAGATGCGTATGACAGGCCAACCATGTCTTCTGCTGTTGTAATGTTGAAAAGTGAAACTGTAACTCTTAGCCAACCCGAGAAACCTGCTTTCACGACGGGAATATTCACTGACCATTATATCGAGACAGCTGCTGGTGGTAGCTCTATTAATGGTCTAACAGTTTCTATCGTCGTGCCACGATAA